A genomic segment from Nicotiana tabacum cultivar K326 chromosome 7, ASM71507v2, whole genome shotgun sequence encodes:
- the LOC107774984 gene encoding NADH dehydrogenase [ubiquinone] 1 beta subcomplex subunit 9, with the protein MSGIAKASFIARRAAQKERVRILYRRALRDTLNWAVHRHLFYPDADALRERFEANRNVEDVETIDRLIADGEASYNKWRHPDPYIVPWAPGGSKFNRNPVPPEGIEIVYDYGKEEAELI; encoded by the exons ATGAGCGGAATAGCAAAAGCATCGTTCATAGCTCGAAGGGCGGCGCAGAAGGAGAGAGTTCGGATCCTCTACAGGCGTGCCCTCAGAGACACTCTCAATTGGGCCGTCCATCGCCACCTCTTCTATCCTGAT GCGGACGCCCTAAGGGAGAGATTTGAGGCCAACAGAAATGTG GAAGACGTTGAAACTATTGACAGACTTATAGCTGATGGTGAAGCATCCTATAATAAGTGGCGGCACCCTGATCCTTACATTG TTCCATGGGCACCTGGTGGTTCCAAGTTCAACCGAAATCCAGTACCGCCAGAAGGG ATTGAGATAGTGTATGACTATGGCAAAGAAGAGGCTGAACTAATTTGA
- the LOC142162443 gene encoding uncharacterized protein LOC142162443, which translates to MGLSKENIKKGGIGGIFRNSHGCWILGYYKSAIAYTPTYVKLLALKTDLQLASDKKIVNVEIETDATDIFCLLENDTCSICFNLVFECRSLLKKLQNPLIRHNFREGNKVAHFLATQGSKQLGSSQLFVLEQPPNALLKAIHDDKIGCTKSRTVSTTIFSKLVEIGILL; encoded by the coding sequence ATGGGGCTTTCaaaggaaaatataaaaaaaggtGGCATTGGTGGAATTTTCAGAAATAGCCATGGGTGTTGGATTTTGGGATACTACAAATCAGCCATAGCCTACACCCCAACCTACGTGAAACTCTTAGCTCTCAAAACTGACCTACAACTTGCCTCTGACAAAAAAATTGTTAATGTGGAAATTGAAACTGATGCAACAGACATATTTTGTTTACTCGAAAATGATACTTGTTCAATTTGTTTTAACTTGGTGTTTGAGTGCAGGTCATTACTGAAGAAACTGCAGAATCCGCTGATCCGGCATAACTTCAGGGAGGGAAATAAAGTTGCTCATTTTTTGGCCACCCAGGGATCCAAGCAGTTAGGCAGTAGTCAACTATTTGTATTGGAACAACCTCCCAACGCTCTTTTGAAAGCAATCCATGATGATAAAATTGGATGCACAAAATCTAGAACAGTATCTACTACTATATTTTCTAAGTTGGTGGAAATTGGAATCCTTTTGTAA
- the LOC107774986 gene encoding uncharacterized protein LOC107774986, translating into MFFDGYGYHGRSFEQTYRCYPVSFIDKPQLENGDKIIMPPSALDRLASLHIDYPMLFELRNAAAERVSHCGVLEFIAEEGMIYMPYWMMQNLFLQEGDIVTVKNVTLPKGKYVKLQPHTKDFLDISNPKAILETTLRNFSCLTTGDSIMVAYNNKKYYIDIVETKPSNGISIIETDCEVDFAPPLDYKEPERVVPSHPSKAPAVGQEAAAEPEEPKFNPFTGEARRLDGKPLKQQPPPLAASGSSDKRTNVTNGSGKSAAAAAASSQTSSRQSQGKLVFGSNANRAPEKQKEPVKEEPEKKEEPKFHAFSGKKYSLRG; encoded by the exons atg TTTTTTGATGGATATGGATATCATGGAAGATCATTCGAACAGACGTACCGGTGTTATCCTGTATCATTCATTGATAAG CCACAGTTAGAAAATGGAGACAAAA ttataATGCCTCCCTCTGCTCTTGATCGTCTAG CATCACTTCACATTGATTACCCAATGTTGTTTGAGCTTCGAAACGCTGCCGCAGAGCGGGTTTCTCACTGTGGAGTTTTGGAGTTCATTGCAGAAGAGGGCATGATATATATGCCATACTGG ATGATGCAAAATTTATTCCTACAAGAAGGAGATATTGTTACAGTGAAAAATGTAACACTTCCTAAGGGGAAATATGTCAAGTTGCAACCGCACACAAAGGATTTTTTGGATATTTCGAACCCAAAGGCCAT CTTGGAGACGACACTCAGAAACTTTTCCTGCTTAACGACAGGAGATAGTATTATGGTGGCTTACAACAACAAAAAGTATTACATAGATATTGTGGAGACAAAACCTTCGAATGGAATAAGTATCATTGAGACAGACTGCGAAGTAGACTTTGCTCCCCCTCTTGATTATAAAGAACCTGAAAGAGTGGTTCCTTCTCATCCAAGCAAGGCTCCAGCAGTAG GTCAAGAGGCTGCAGCCGAACCAGAAGAGCCAAAATTCAACCCTTTTACTGGTGAAGCGAGACGTTTGGATGGGAAACCATTAAAACAGCAACCTCCACCTTTGGCCGCTTCTGGATCCTCAGACAAGCGAACCAATGTTACTAATGGTAGTGGGAagtctgctgctgctgctgctgcaaGCTCTCAAACTTCTAGTCGTCAGTCACAGGGGAAGCTTGTATTTGGCTCAAACGCAAATCGCGCTCCTGAAAAACAAAAG GAACCCGTGAAAGAGGAacctgaaaagaaagaagaacccAAGTTTCATGCTTTCTCTGGGAAAAAGTATTCTTTGAGGGGTTAA